In a genomic window of bacterium HR17:
- the yceI gene encoding Protein YceI gives MRRRCIGSILVSLIAAVTVAAAETYEVDPAHSFVLFRCRNVAQAGAVFVYGRFTDIKGTLIVDKDPAKSSVTITVNADSLDTGVPDRDKHLKSPDFLNTKQFPTITFKSQRIQAIGKNRYRVTGNLTLHGVTRPITVTVTKVGEGKNFKGMQVIGFETTFVIRRSQFGMKGLMNIAADEVTLTVAIMGIKK, from the coding sequence ATGCGTCGTCGGTGCATCGGGAGCATCCTTGTGAGCCTTATTGCAGCGGTGACGGTCGCGGCAGCGGAGACTTACGAAGTTGACCCCGCCCACTCATTTGTCCTCTTCCGCTGCCGCAATGTCGCCCAAGCGGGGGCGGTGTTCGTCTACGGGCGCTTCACTGACATCAAGGGCACGCTCATCGTGGACAAAGATCCCGCCAAGAGTTCCGTTACCATCACCGTCAACGCCGACAGTTTGGATACGGGCGTGCCCGACCGAGATAAGCACCTGAAGAGCCCCGATTTTCTAAACACCAAACAGTTCCCGACCATCACTTTCAAGAGCCAACGCATCCAAGCCATCGGTAAAAACCGCTACCGAGTGACAGGCAATTTGACGCTGCACGGTGTCACGCGCCCTATCACCGTCACTGTGACGAAGGTCGGGGAAGGCAAAAACTTCAAGGGTATGCAGGTCATCGGCTTTGAGACGACCTTTGTCATCCGTCGCAGCCAGTTTGGGATGAAGGGCTTGATGAACATCGCTGCCGACGAAGTGACCCTGACGGTCGCCATCATGGGCATCAAAAAGTAG